One genomic segment of Streptomyces niveus includes these proteins:
- a CDS encoding carbohydrate ABC transporter permease, with amino-acid sequence MTTLRPPVAVRRSPAPSPPRRSRRSWTGWGFIGPFAVVFALVFLAPILYSIHLSLFRDQLIGGTTFVGLDNYQQALNDDQFWASLGRVSLFLAVQVPIMLGIALLIALALDSGRLYGRDFFRIAIFLPYAVPAVVATLMWGFMYGTRFGLVGDINEAFGITLPDPLSTDLVLASIGNIVTWEFVGYNMLILYAALRVVPHSLYEAAEIDGAGQLRVITAIKLPAIRGALVIATIFSVIGSFQLFNEPNILRQLARNAITTDYTPNFYTYSLSFNGQQHNYSAAVAIIMGLITMVIAYVVQLRGMRREA; translated from the coding sequence ATGACGACGCTGCGACCGCCGGTGGCGGTGAGACGAAGCCCCGCCCCGTCCCCGCCGAGACGGAGCCGCCGCTCCTGGACGGGGTGGGGGTTCATCGGCCCCTTCGCGGTCGTGTTCGCCCTCGTCTTCCTGGCGCCGATCCTCTACTCGATCCACCTCAGCCTGTTCCGGGACCAACTGATCGGCGGCACCACCTTCGTCGGCCTGGACAACTACCAACAGGCCCTGAACGACGACCAGTTCTGGGCCTCGCTCGGCCGGGTCTCACTGTTCCTTGCGGTACAGGTGCCGATCATGCTCGGTATCGCCCTGCTGATCGCCCTCGCCCTGGACAGCGGCCGCCTCTACGGGCGGGACTTCTTCCGTATCGCGATCTTCCTGCCGTACGCCGTGCCCGCCGTGGTCGCCACCCTGATGTGGGGCTTCATGTACGGCACCCGCTTCGGCCTGGTCGGCGACATCAACGAGGCCTTCGGCATCACCCTGCCCGACCCGCTCTCGACCGACCTGGTCCTCGCGTCGATCGGCAACATCGTCACCTGGGAGTTCGTCGGCTACAACATGCTGATCCTCTACGCCGCGCTGCGCGTCGTACCCCACTCGCTCTACGAGGCCGCCGAGATCGACGGCGCCGGCCAGCTCCGGGTCATCACCGCCATCAAGCTCCCCGCCATCCGCGGCGCCCTCGTCATCGCGACGATCTTCTCGGTCATCGGGAGCTTCCAGCTCTTCAACGAGCCGAACATCCTTCGGCAGTTGGCGCGCAACGCCATCACGACGGACTACACCCCGAACTTCTACACCTACTCGCTCTCCTTCAACGGGCAGCAGCACAACTACTCCGCGGCGGTCGCCATCATCATGGGGCTGATCACCATGGTCATCGCCTATGTCGTGCAGCTGCGCGGCATGCGCAGGGAGGCCTAG
- a CDS encoding carbohydrate ABC transporter permease, which translates to MTGTSSTSSTGSSAAAPSQSGPPSASPPGSGRAADATRRAPRLRTPRRRTLGRPGRSVLLTVLTGLVLLYTVIPLAWLVISATKTQEGLADSSGLWFGDDFALWDNISQTFTYDDGIFLRWLLNTLLYVVLGAGGATFLAILGGYALAKFDFPGKRAVFAVVIGAVAVPGTALAVPTFLMFSKMGLTDSPWAVIIPSLVSPFGLYLMWVFATEAIPVELLEAARIDGAGEARTFFRVALPLLAPGIVTVLLFTTVATWNNYFLPLIMLKDPDWYPLTLGLSSWNSQAETIGGDVIFNLVITGSLLTIVPLIGAFLLLQKYWQSGLAAGSVKE; encoded by the coding sequence ATGACCGGAACGAGCAGCACGAGCAGCACGGGCAGTTCCGCCGCAGCCCCCTCTCAGTCCGGACCCCCGTCCGCCTCGCCGCCCGGATCCGGCCGCGCCGCCGACGCGACGAGGAGGGCGCCCCGTCTGCGTACACCCCGCCGGCGCACCCTGGGACGTCCCGGACGCAGCGTGCTGCTGACCGTGCTCACCGGCCTGGTCCTGCTGTACACGGTGATCCCCCTGGCCTGGCTGGTCATCAGCGCCACCAAGACCCAGGAAGGGCTTGCCGATTCGTCCGGACTCTGGTTCGGCGACGACTTCGCCCTGTGGGACAACATCAGCCAGACGTTCACGTACGACGACGGCATCTTCCTGCGCTGGCTGCTCAACACCCTGCTGTACGTGGTGCTCGGGGCAGGCGGCGCCACGTTCCTGGCGATCCTCGGCGGCTACGCGCTGGCGAAGTTCGACTTCCCCGGAAAACGCGCGGTGTTCGCCGTGGTCATCGGCGCCGTCGCCGTCCCGGGAACCGCTCTCGCGGTCCCCACCTTCCTGATGTTCAGCAAGATGGGACTGACGGACAGCCCATGGGCGGTGATCATTCCCTCGCTGGTGTCGCCCTTCGGTCTCTATCTGATGTGGGTCTTCGCCACCGAGGCCATCCCCGTGGAGCTGCTGGAGGCCGCCCGCATCGACGGCGCGGGCGAGGCGCGCACCTTCTTCCGGGTCGCCCTGCCGCTGCTCGCCCCCGGCATCGTGACCGTGCTGCTGTTCACCACCGTCGCGACCTGGAACAACTACTTCCTGCCGCTGATCATGCTCAAGGACCCGGACTGGTACCCGCTGACCCTGGGCCTGAGCAGCTGGAACTCCCAGGCCGAGACGATCGGTGGCGATGTGATCTTCAACCTGGTGATCACCGGTTCGCTGCTCACCATCGTGCCGCTGATCGGCGCGTTCCTGCTGCTGCAGAAGTACTGGCAGTCCGGGCTCGCCGCCGGAAGCGTCAAGGAATAG
- a CDS encoding lysylphosphatidylglycerol synthase transmembrane domain-containing protein — MTLPSALRRLPLRQLVCLVPLLLVAVWVAGNWPVILSGIDELRRADRNWLLAAVLVTGACWIPVCLLRQGTVMERLPAGRLLASQIAAGSANHLLPAGLGAHAVTLRFLKGCGIPTARACAALALYSLAQPIGRYALLLTLMAAHPQAVPLRALLPAGHRMPALLLLAAGLTLAALVLWSVRPLRRFAGDFLRTALTDARALHTRPARVIALWTGALAFPALQAGVMVTVARALQMPVPTAYIMIAYLAAGIVAGIVPTPGGIGSVEAALFIALVGAGSPASVATAAVLGFRLVTVWLPLLPGALVLAVLVRRKVL; from the coding sequence ATGACCCTGCCCTCCGCACTGCGACGGTTGCCGCTGCGGCAGTTGGTCTGTCTCGTTCCGCTCCTCCTCGTGGCCGTCTGGGTGGCCGGGAACTGGCCGGTGATCCTCTCGGGCATCGACGAGTTGCGCCGCGCCGACCGGAACTGGCTGCTGGCCGCCGTCCTCGTGACCGGGGCGTGCTGGATACCGGTCTGCCTGCTGCGCCAGGGCACCGTCATGGAACGGCTGCCCGCCGGGCGGCTGCTGGCCTCCCAGATCGCGGCCGGATCGGCCAACCATCTGCTGCCCGCCGGGCTCGGCGCTCACGCGGTGACACTGCGGTTCCTCAAGGGCTGCGGGATACCCACCGCACGGGCCTGCGCCGCGCTCGCCCTCTACTCGCTGGCCCAGCCGATCGGCCGGTACGCCCTGCTGCTCACGCTCATGGCCGCCCACCCGCAAGCCGTCCCACTGCGCGCCCTGCTGCCGGCGGGACACAGGATGCCGGCCCTGCTCCTCCTGGCCGCCGGGCTCACGCTCGCCGCGCTGGTGCTGTGGTCGGTGCGGCCGCTGCGCCGCTTCGCCGGGGACTTCCTGCGGACCGCGCTGACCGACGCGCGCGCCCTGCACACCAGGCCCGCCCGGGTGATCGCCCTGTGGACCGGGGCGCTCGCCTTCCCCGCGCTCCAGGCCGGCGTCATGGTCACGGTCGCCCGCGCGCTCCAGATGCCGGTGCCCACCGCCTACATCATGATCGCCTACCTGGCCGCCGGAATCGTCGCCGGGATCGTGCCGACCCCGGGCGGGATCGGCTCCGTCGAGGCGGCCCTGTTCATCGCGCTCGTCGGCGCGGGCTCCCCGGCCTCCGTGGCGACCGCCGCGGTCCTCGGATTCCGCCTCGTCACGGTGTGGCTTCCACTGCTGCCCGGGGCTCTGGTACTGGCCGTACTGGTCCGCCGGAAAGTGCTCTGA
- a CDS encoding glycoside hydrolase family 6 protein — translation MRSRTALLAAAALTAAATGTATAAGAAPNGAAAAGCTVAYTVQSQWDSGFTSGVTVTNTGDAVSGWNLTWSFAGNQRVTQGWNADIAQSGAGVTARNVAHNGTLATGASASFGFNASYSGANATPATFKLNGVTCNAGPTDPPTDPPTDPPTDPPGPGDRVNNPYAGAKVYVNPEWSAKAAAEPGGSRISGQPTGVWLDRTAAIEGVGSAMGLRDHLDAALTQKGAGELVVQLVIYNLPGRDCSALASNGELGATEIDRYKTQYIDPIAAILADQKYAGLRIVTTVEIDSLPNLVTNVTPRPTATPNCDTMKANGNYQKGVGYALNKLGDAPNVYNYVDAGHHGWLGWDDNFGPSAELFKTAATTEGATLGDVHGFIVNTANYSALKENHFTIDDAVNGVSVRQTKWVDWNRYVDELSYAQAMRAKLVSIGFDTNLGMLIDTSRNGWGGTARPAAPGPRTTADAYVDGGRYDRRIHLGNWCNQSGAGLGERPQAAPAAGIDAYVWMKPPGESDGSSTAIPNDEGKGFDRMCDPTYEGNPRNNNNKSGALSGAPVSGHWFSAQFQELMKNAYPAL, via the coding sequence ATGAGATCTCGTACGGCCTTACTGGCCGCCGCCGCACTGACAGCAGCCGCCACCGGAACAGCCACCGCCGCGGGCGCGGCCCCGAACGGCGCCGCCGCCGCGGGCTGCACCGTCGCCTACACGGTGCAGAGCCAGTGGGACTCCGGTTTCACCTCCGGCGTCACTGTCACCAACACCGGTGACGCGGTGAGCGGCTGGAACCTCACCTGGTCCTTCGCGGGCAACCAGCGCGTCACCCAGGGCTGGAACGCCGACATCGCCCAGAGCGGCGCCGGCGTCACCGCCAGGAACGTCGCCCACAACGGCACACTCGCCACAGGCGCCTCCGCCTCCTTCGGCTTCAACGCCTCGTACAGCGGCGCCAACGCGACACCGGCCACGTTCAAGCTGAACGGCGTCACCTGCAACGCCGGCCCCACCGACCCGCCCACCGACCCGCCCACCGACCCGCCGACCGATCCTCCCGGCCCCGGCGACCGCGTGAACAACCCCTACGCCGGTGCCAAGGTCTACGTGAACCCAGAGTGGTCGGCCAAGGCCGCCGCCGAACCGGGCGGCAGCCGCATCTCCGGCCAACCGACGGGAGTCTGGCTCGACCGCACCGCCGCGATCGAGGGCGTCGGGAGCGCCATGGGCCTGCGCGACCACCTCGACGCGGCGCTGACGCAGAAGGGCGCCGGCGAGCTCGTCGTCCAGCTCGTCATCTACAACCTGCCGGGCCGCGACTGCTCGGCCCTCGCCTCCAACGGGGAACTCGGCGCGACCGAGATCGACCGCTACAAGACCCAGTACATCGACCCGATCGCCGCGATCCTCGCCGACCAGAAGTACGCCGGTCTGCGCATCGTGACGACCGTCGAGATCGACTCCCTGCCCAACCTCGTCACCAACGTCACCCCGCGCCCGACCGCCACCCCCAACTGCGACACGATGAAGGCGAACGGCAACTACCAGAAGGGCGTCGGCTACGCCCTGAACAAGCTGGGCGACGCGCCCAACGTCTACAACTACGTGGACGCCGGACACCACGGCTGGCTCGGCTGGGACGACAACTTCGGCCCGTCGGCGGAACTCTTCAAGACCGCCGCCACCACCGAGGGCGCGACCCTCGGCGACGTACACGGCTTCATCGTCAACACCGCCAACTACAGCGCTCTGAAGGAGAACCACTTCACCATCGACGACGCCGTCAACGGTGTCTCGGTCCGTCAGACCAAGTGGGTCGACTGGAACCGCTACGTCGACGAACTCTCCTACGCCCAGGCCATGCGCGCCAAGCTCGTCTCGATCGGCTTCGACACCAACCTCGGCATGCTGATCGACACCTCCCGCAACGGCTGGGGCGGCACCGCCCGGCCCGCCGCTCCCGGTCCCAGGACAACGGCGGACGCCTATGTCGACGGCGGTCGCTACGACCGGCGCATCCACCTCGGCAACTGGTGCAACCAGTCCGGAGCCGGTCTCGGCGAACGGCCCCAGGCCGCGCCCGCCGCCGGCATCGACGCCTACGTGTGGATGAAGCCGCCGGGGGAGTCGGACGGATCCAGCACGGCGATCCCGAACGACGAGGGCAAGGGCTTCGACCGCATGTGCGACCCGACGTACGAGGGCAACCCCCGGAACAACAACAACAAGTCCGGGGCGCTGTCCGGAGCACCCGTGTCCGGGCACTGGTTCTCCGCCCAGTTCCAGGAACTCATGAAGAACGCGTACCCGGCGCTGTAG
- a CDS encoding beta-galactosidase, which translates to MISTLLSRPHGPDGDPTPRLVYGADYNPEQWPREVWKDDVRLMREAGVNLVSVGIFSWARLQPTRYTWDFAWLDEVMDLLHAGGIAVDLATATASPPPWLTTAHPEILPVTASGETVWPGARQHWRPTSPVFRTHALALVRKLAERYADHPALVAWHVSNELGCHNIYDHSDDAARAFRDWLRARHTTLDGLNHAWGTAFWSQRYSDWDQILPPRLAASHPNPTQQLDFKRFSSDALKDHLRAERDVLREITPDVPVTTNFMVMGGTKGMNYPDWAAEIDFVSNDHYAHPGPQDRDELSFSANLTSGIAGGRPWFLMEHSTSAVNWQPVNVPKRHGELARDSLLHVAHGADAVSFFQWRQSAAGAEKYHSAMVPHAGPDSDVFRAVTGLGQTLRALAPVAGTEREPARVGILFDWDSWWACEQDSHPTSRLDYRQEALDWYSALLALGVRADVVTTRNDLERYDLLIAPVLHMIPAPLATRLTRYVDDGGHLVTTYFSGVVDENDHIWLGGHPGALRELLGIRIEEFGPLLDGESVPLDGAGPGTLWTDRITVTDPETEVLARYETGAYAGRPAVTRRTQGRGSAAYISTRLGVSGLVGLLPKLLATAGVESELPGPVRGSVEQAVRRDAGSRYLFLVNRTDGPVSLPGVTGEILTGRTDTQGVLVLAPREVAVLRQPNT; encoded by the coding sequence ATGATCTCCACCCTCCTGTCCCGGCCGCACGGGCCGGACGGTGATCCCACCCCACGCCTCGTGTACGGCGCCGACTACAACCCCGAGCAGTGGCCCCGCGAGGTATGGAAGGACGACGTGCGGCTGATGCGCGAGGCCGGCGTCAACCTGGTCTCCGTGGGGATCTTCTCCTGGGCCCGTCTCCAACCGACCCGTTACACCTGGGACTTCGCCTGGCTGGACGAGGTCATGGACCTGCTGCACGCGGGCGGCATCGCCGTCGATCTGGCCACGGCCACCGCGTCCCCGCCGCCTTGGCTCACCACGGCCCACCCGGAGATCCTGCCGGTGACCGCCTCCGGCGAGACGGTGTGGCCGGGGGCCCGGCAGCACTGGCGCCCCACCTCTCCCGTCTTCCGTACCCACGCGCTCGCCCTGGTACGGAAGCTGGCCGAGCGGTACGCGGACCATCCGGCCCTGGTGGCCTGGCACGTCTCCAACGAACTGGGCTGCCACAACATCTACGACCACTCGGACGACGCCGCCCGCGCCTTCCGCGACTGGCTGCGCGCCCGCCACACCACGCTCGACGGGCTCAACCACGCCTGGGGCACGGCGTTCTGGTCCCAGCGTTACAGCGACTGGGACCAGATCCTGCCACCCCGGCTGGCCGCCTCCCACCCCAATCCCACGCAGCAACTGGACTTCAAGCGCTTCTCGTCCGACGCGCTGAAGGACCATCTGCGCGCGGAACGGGACGTCCTGCGGGAGATCACACCCGATGTTCCCGTCACCACGAACTTCATGGTGATGGGCGGGACCAAGGGCATGAACTACCCGGACTGGGCGGCCGAGATCGACTTCGTCTCCAACGACCACTACGCCCACCCCGGCCCCCAGGACCGGGACGAACTGTCCTTCTCCGCCAACCTCACCAGCGGTATAGCCGGCGGCCGCCCGTGGTTCCTCATGGAGCACTCCACCAGCGCCGTCAACTGGCAGCCCGTCAACGTGCCCAAGCGTCACGGCGAGCTGGCCCGCGACTCACTGCTGCACGTCGCGCACGGCGCCGACGCCGTCTCGTTCTTCCAGTGGCGCCAGTCGGCGGCCGGCGCCGAGAAGTACCACTCCGCGATGGTCCCGCACGCCGGACCCGACAGCGACGTCTTCCGCGCGGTCACCGGCCTCGGACAGACTTTGCGGGCGCTGGCGCCCGTCGCGGGGACCGAGCGTGAACCGGCCCGGGTCGGCATCCTCTTCGACTGGGACTCCTGGTGGGCCTGCGAGCAGGACTCCCACCCCACCTCCCGGCTCGACTACCGGCAGGAAGCGCTCGACTGGTACTCCGCCCTGCTCGCCCTCGGCGTACGGGCCGACGTCGTCACCACCAGGAACGATCTCGAACGGTACGACCTCCTGATCGCGCCCGTACTGCACATGATCCCCGCGCCACTGGCCACGCGGCTCACCCGGTACGTCGACGACGGAGGGCACCTGGTCACCACCTACTTCTCCGGTGTCGTCGACGAGAACGACCACATCTGGCTCGGCGGTCACCCCGGTGCGCTGCGCGAGTTGCTGGGCATCCGCATCGAGGAGTTCGGTCCCCTGCTCGACGGTGAGAGCGTCCCACTGGACGGCGCCGGTCCCGGCACCCTGTGGACCGACCGGATCACCGTCACCGACCCCGAGACTGAGGTGCTGGCCCGCTACGAGACCGGGGCGTACGCCGGCCGGCCCGCCGTCACCCGCCGTACGCAGGGCCGGGGTTCGGCCGCGTACATCTCCACCAGGCTGGGCGTGAGCGGCCTCGTCGGCCTGCTGCCGAAACTGCTCGCGACCGCAGGCGTGGAGAGCGAACTTCCCGGGCCCGTGCGAGGAAGCGTCGAGCAGGCCGTACGCCGCGACGCCGGGAGCCGCTACCTGTTCCTCGTCAACCGGACCGACGGGCCGGTATCGCTGCCCGGAGTCACCGGGGAGATCCTGACCGGCCGGACCGACACCCAGGGCGTGCTCGTCCTGGCGCCCAGGGAGGTCGCCGTACTGCGGCAGCCCAACACCTGA
- a CDS encoding DeoR/GlpR family DNA-binding transcription regulator: MSVTGSRRRDQIVHLATTTGLASVEELSRTFEVTASTIRRDLARLHSEGRLARTYGGAMALTAHPEASLRQRTGEAFDAKRAIARWAAARIVPGESVFLDAGTTVGALAHELRGHKPLTVTTSGLTALQELGDVDTLEVQCLGGTLRPLSQSFIGPLAEAALEQMTFDRAFLGTDGVTAEHGLCEADHRQTRLKQLVARRSQRVYVLAHAAKLDRRPFHAWTRLAPPWTLVTDTGADPDTVKALRGQGITVTLVGLGQGDGGPG; this comes from the coding sequence GTGAGTGTCACGGGTTCACGCCGCCGCGATCAGATCGTCCACCTCGCCACCACGACCGGACTGGCCAGCGTGGAGGAACTCTCACGCACCTTCGAGGTGACCGCGTCCACCATCCGCCGTGACCTGGCGCGGCTGCATTCGGAGGGCCGGCTGGCTCGCACCTACGGCGGCGCGATGGCCCTGACCGCACACCCCGAGGCGAGCCTGCGCCAGCGCACGGGGGAGGCGTTCGACGCGAAACGGGCCATAGCACGCTGGGCCGCGGCCCGGATCGTCCCCGGCGAGAGCGTCTTCCTGGACGCCGGGACCACCGTGGGCGCCCTCGCCCACGAACTGCGCGGCCACAAACCGCTCACGGTCACCACCAGCGGTCTGACCGCGCTTCAGGAACTCGGCGATGTCGACACCCTCGAAGTCCAGTGCCTCGGCGGCACCCTGCGCCCGCTCAGCCAGAGCTTCATCGGACCGCTCGCCGAGGCGGCCCTGGAGCAGATGACGTTCGACCGGGCGTTCCTCGGGACGGACGGGGTGACCGCCGAACACGGCCTCTGCGAGGCCGACCACCGCCAGACCCGGCTCAAGCAACTCGTCGCCCGCCGCTCCCAGCGCGTGTACGTCCTCGCCCACGCCGCGAAACTGGACCGCCGCCCCTTCCACGCCTGGACCCGGCTCGCCCCACCCTGGACCCTGGTCACGGACACCGGCGCGGACCCGGACACCGTCAAGGCCCTGCGCGGCCAGGGCATCACGGTCACGCTGGTGGGCCTCGGCCAGGGCGACGGAGGGCCCGGGTAA
- a CDS encoding LacI family DNA-binding transcriptional regulator has product MGTVDSTSAGVPGAPVRNGERAARATRGASMADVARLVRVSSQTVSRVSNGYAGVNEETRRQVLAAMKELGYRPNSAARALKRGEFRTIGVITFGLSTTGNVRTLEAIATSAAHEGYAVTLLPVAVPTQDEVRGAFSRLGELAVDAVIIIQEVHLIDAVTLSLPPNVQVVVADSDAGDRYTVVDTDQAGGTRTAVRHLLDLGHRTVRHLAGPEESYAAQRRADAWRAELTEAGRTPPPLVRGDWSAESGYRAGLELASQEDCTAVFAANDQMALGLLRALHGQGRRVPEDVSVVGFDDIPESGSFLPPLTTIHQDFAEVGRRCVEGVLRQMRREETRHGLTLVPTRLVVRDSTAPPPSPSRRPVR; this is encoded by the coding sequence GTGGGCACAGTGGACAGCACCTCGGCGGGCGTGCCGGGGGCGCCGGTACGTAACGGGGAACGGGCCGCCCGCGCCACCCGGGGCGCGTCCATGGCGGACGTCGCCCGGCTGGTGAGGGTCTCCTCGCAGACCGTGTCCCGCGTCTCCAACGGCTACGCGGGGGTGAACGAGGAGACCCGGCGGCAGGTGCTGGCGGCCATGAAGGAGCTGGGCTACCGGCCCAACAGCGCCGCGCGGGCGCTCAAGCGCGGTGAGTTCCGCACCATCGGCGTCATCACCTTCGGCCTCTCCACCACCGGAAACGTACGCACCCTGGAGGCGATCGCCACCTCCGCGGCGCACGAGGGTTACGCCGTCACGCTCCTGCCCGTCGCCGTCCCCACGCAGGACGAGGTGCGCGGGGCGTTCTCCCGGCTGGGGGAACTGGCCGTGGACGCCGTCATCATCATCCAGGAAGTGCATCTGATCGACGCGGTGACCCTGTCGCTGCCGCCGAACGTCCAGGTCGTCGTGGCCGATTCGGACGCCGGCGACCGGTACACCGTGGTGGACACCGATCAGGCGGGCGGAACGCGCACCGCCGTGCGCCATCTGCTCGACCTCGGCCACCGCACGGTCCGGCACCTCGCGGGTCCCGAGGAGTCCTACGCCGCGCAGCGCCGCGCCGACGCCTGGCGCGCCGAACTCACCGAGGCGGGGCGCACCCCGCCGCCCCTCGTCCGGGGTGACTGGTCGGCGGAGTCCGGCTACCGGGCGGGCCTGGAACTCGCGTCCCAGGAGGACTGCACGGCGGTGTTCGCCGCCAACGACCAGATGGCGCTGGGGCTCCTGCGGGCCCTGCACGGGCAGGGCCGGAGAGTGCCGGAGGACGTGAGCGTCGTCGGTTTCGACGACATCCCCGAATCCGGCTCGTTCCTGCCTCCCCTGACCACCATTCACCAGGACTTCGCCGAGGTGGGACGGCGCTGCGTCGAGGGCGTCCTTCGGCAGATGCGTCGCGAGGAGACGCGGCACGGTCTCACGCTGGTCCCCACACGGCTCGTCGTACGCGACAGCACCGCGCCTCCGCCCTCGCCTTCGCGCCGGCCGGTCCGGTAG
- a CDS encoding ABC transporter substrate-binding protein produces MRRTPGRLLRGIALLSVLALGATACGGSDDGSTDQKPVSAEDIQAALKKGGTVTVWAWEPTLEKVAADFQVKYPKVKINLVGERSGDKHYTALSNAISAEKGVPDVAQVEYFAVGQYSLTKGLTELSPFGAGKLADKYTPGPWNAVSDGDKVYGLPMDSGPMALFYNKKVFDKHKIAVPTTWDEYVDAARELHKADPKVFIANDAGDAGFATSMLWQAGSRPYTVDGTEVKVDFSDAGAKKYTDTWQQLLDEKLLAPVNGWTDDWYKGLGDGTIATLATGAWMPANFVTGVPKAAGDWRAAPMPAWTEGDKASAENGGSSLALPALGRNKELAYAFAEYANAGDGVPTRVEQGAFPATTAELRSEEFRDTEFEYFGGQKANEIFADSAANVADDWAYLPFQQYANSIFNDTVGKAYVSDTELAAGLKSWQDASVKYGKEQGFTVK; encoded by the coding sequence ATGCGCCGAACTCCCGGCCGCCTGCTGCGCGGCATCGCTCTCCTCTCCGTCCTCGCCCTGGGCGCGACCGCCTGCGGCGGCTCCGACGACGGCAGCACCGACCAGAAGCCGGTCTCCGCCGAGGACATCCAGGCGGCCCTGAAGAAGGGCGGTACGGTCACGGTCTGGGCCTGGGAGCCCACGCTGGAGAAGGTCGCCGCCGACTTCCAGGTGAAGTACCCCAAGGTCAAGATCAACCTCGTCGGTGAGCGGTCCGGCGACAAGCATTACACCGCGCTGTCGAACGCCATCTCGGCCGAGAAGGGCGTCCCCGACGTGGCACAGGTCGAGTACTTCGCGGTGGGGCAGTACTCCCTCACCAAGGGCCTCACCGAGTTGTCCCCCTTCGGCGCCGGCAAGCTGGCCGACAAGTACACCCCGGGCCCCTGGAACGCCGTGAGCGACGGCGACAAGGTCTACGGCCTGCCGATGGACTCCGGCCCGATGGCGCTGTTCTACAACAAGAAGGTCTTCGACAAGCACAAGATCGCGGTGCCGACCACCTGGGACGAGTACGTCGACGCGGCCCGCGAACTCCACAAGGCCGACCCCAAGGTCTTCATCGCCAACGACGCGGGCGACGCCGGCTTCGCCACCAGCATGCTGTGGCAGGCCGGTTCACGTCCCTACACCGTCGACGGCACCGAGGTGAAGGTCGACTTCTCCGACGCGGGCGCGAAGAAGTACACCGACACCTGGCAGCAACTCCTCGACGAGAAGCTTCTCGCGCCCGTCAACGGCTGGACCGACGACTGGTACAAGGGTCTTGGTGACGGCACCATCGCCACCCTGGCCACCGGCGCCTGGATGCCCGCCAACTTCGTCACCGGCGTGCCGAAGGCCGCAGGCGACTGGCGAGCGGCACCGATGCCGGCCTGGACCGAGGGGGACAAGGCGAGCGCGGAGAACGGCGGCAGCTCCCTGGCGCTGCCCGCGCTGGGCAGGAACAAGGAACTCGCCTACGCCTTCGCCGAGTACGCGAACGCAGGTGACGGCGTGCCGACCCGCGTCGAACAGGGAGCCTTCCCGGCGACCACGGCGGAGCTTCGGTCCGAGGAGTTCCGCGACACCGAGTTCGAGTACTTCGGCGGGCAGAAGGCCAACGAGATCTTCGCCGACTCCGCGGCCAATGTCGCCGACGACTGGGCGTATCTGCCCTTCCAGCAGTACGCCAACTCGATCTTCAACGACACCGTGGGCAAGGCGTACGTCTCGGACACCGAGCTGGCCGCCGGCCTGAAGTCCTGGCAGGACGCCTCGGTCAAGTACGGCAAGGAACAGGGCTTCACCGTCAAGTAG